Proteins from one Panicum virgatum strain AP13 chromosome 7K, P.virgatum_v5, whole genome shotgun sequence genomic window:
- the LOC120643113 gene encoding uncharacterized protein LOC120643113 encodes MIQEMVCKTPELKDRLYFPRGPHNLCHVVPIASSFHRRRHVNTVWRKQSTDYAQFYLRMKKRLPNSTQVASLNFSEAGSAKIRGWMQLMLLEKALQAGGPLAPEQGHTPEYSPRGGFPLEQMLSRPPFLPKFVP; translated from the exons ATGATCCAGGAGATGGTCTGCAAGACGCCGGAGCTTAAGGACAGGTTGTATTTCCCGCGAGGCCCGCACAACCTGTGCCATGTAGTGCCCATTGCGTCCAG CTTTCATCGAAGGCGTCATGTGAATACTGTATGGCGCAAACAGTCAACCGATTATGCACAATTCTATCTTCGGATGAAGAAGAG ATTGCCTAATTCGACTCAAGTGGCAAGTCTTAATTTTTCAG AAGCAGGTTCAGCAAAGATAAGGGGTTGGATGCAGCTGATGCTACTTG AGAAAGCATTGCAAGCTGGTGGACCACTGGCGCCCGAGCAAGGCCATACCCCTGAATATTCGCCCCGTGGAG GTTTCCCACTCGAGCAGATGCTATCCAGACCCCCATTCTTGCCCAAATTCGTGCCCTAG